From a single Cyclobacterium marinum DSM 745 genomic region:
- a CDS encoding bifunctional SulP family inorganic anion transporter/carbonic anhydrase, whose protein sequence is MDKKDNNTLSQGIFKNPSKDIPAGIVVFLVALPLCLGIALASGAPLISGLISGMIGGLVIGLLSRSHTSVSGPAASLSAVVLVAIQLLGSFQVFLLALMIGGLIQIALGFLKAGAIADYIPTNIIKGLLAAIGLILVFSQLPYAVGVEIDDSRLLDYSKDTFAGFEERVLMVVSSIAPGALVLSIISLGIMIFWDKTPLKRLKLFPPSLFVVILGVALNQLFKVFVPELFLEGVHLVNIPEVSQFSSLFTFPDFAAISNGKVWTYAFTIAIIGSIATLLNLEATDNLDPHKRRSPPNQELVAQGVGNTLTGLLGGIPITSVIVRSSVNIEAGAESKLSTLIHGFLLTISVLFLSNIINLIPLASLASILLLVGYKLTSFHMIRQMYHKGWPQFLPFAVTIIGILLTDVLLGVLIGSAISVFFLLRSNFHNPYFIETTNPTNKKKTIRLELSNEVSFLNKPAIKRTLWNLPKGSKVIVDASFSSYIEPDIIEIFKDYKQTFAVENNIDFSILGMGENLSSKKKIILDRKDTQDRTDLNSPQKILNFLEEGNKRYTDGDLVSRRYQNKKLKDFIKVDPLAVMVNCIDMREPLNMLMNTGIGDLIPLKVAGNLLDRHLIESIEISCRKQKARLILIMGNTSNKLILSSLKKILENPDSCSPLLVPAINEKFFKPEQLTKANLEEWSERLMAWNLEFSKNLILSQNQYLNHEISLGKIGLCTAIFDRKSGKIEFSPLHISEKVTNNNP, encoded by the coding sequence ATGGATAAAAAGGATAATAATACATTAAGCCAGGGAATTTTTAAAAACCCATCGAAAGACATCCCTGCTGGGATTGTTGTATTCTTGGTGGCCCTACCTTTGTGTTTAGGAATAGCGCTTGCGAGTGGCGCTCCTTTAATTTCAGGATTAATTTCCGGAATGATCGGAGGTTTGGTTATTGGGCTGTTGAGTAGGTCTCACACCAGCGTTTCCGGACCTGCTGCAAGCTTGTCGGCTGTTGTATTGGTTGCGATCCAATTGTTAGGTTCTTTTCAGGTATTTCTACTTGCCTTGATGATAGGTGGCTTGATTCAAATAGCTTTGGGTTTTCTAAAGGCAGGTGCAATAGCCGATTACATTCCTACCAATATTATCAAAGGCCTTTTGGCAGCCATAGGTTTGATTTTGGTTTTTTCACAATTGCCTTATGCTGTAGGAGTGGAAATCGATGATAGCAGGCTGTTAGATTATTCCAAGGATACATTTGCAGGTTTTGAAGAAAGAGTACTAATGGTAGTTTCTTCAATTGCTCCAGGTGCTTTGGTTTTGTCTATCATTTCATTGGGGATAATGATATTTTGGGATAAAACCCCGCTAAAGAGATTAAAATTATTTCCACCTTCACTTTTTGTGGTGATTCTTGGAGTGGCGCTTAATCAACTTTTTAAGGTATTTGTCCCGGAATTATTTCTGGAGGGGGTTCACCTCGTTAATATTCCGGAAGTCAGTCAATTTAGCTCCCTCTTCACCTTTCCTGATTTTGCTGCTATCAGCAATGGTAAAGTTTGGACTTATGCCTTCACAATCGCAATAATAGGTTCAATTGCTACTTTACTAAATCTAGAAGCCACAGACAATCTAGACCCTCACAAAAGAAGAAGCCCGCCCAATCAGGAATTGGTCGCCCAAGGTGTAGGAAATACTTTGACTGGCTTATTAGGCGGTATTCCAATTACATCTGTAATTGTCCGTAGTTCAGTAAATATAGAGGCAGGTGCTGAATCCAAACTATCCACACTCATTCATGGCTTTCTATTGACAATTAGTGTATTATTTCTCAGCAATATCATCAACCTCATTCCTTTAGCTTCGCTTGCCAGTATTTTACTTCTTGTAGGATACAAACTCACCTCATTTCATATGATACGGCAAATGTATCACAAAGGCTGGCCCCAATTTTTACCTTTTGCTGTAACCATAATCGGCATACTTCTTACAGATGTGTTATTAGGTGTATTGATTGGTTCTGCAATAAGTGTGTTTTTCTTACTTAGGAGTAATTTTCACAACCCCTATTTTATAGAGACTACTAACCCAACCAATAAGAAAAAAACCATTCGACTGGAGCTTTCCAATGAAGTTTCATTTTTAAATAAGCCCGCCATTAAACGGACACTATGGAATTTACCGAAGGGCTCAAAGGTAATCGTCGATGCCTCTTTTTCTTCTTATATTGAACCAGATATTATTGAAATATTTAAAGATTATAAACAGACCTTTGCCGTAGAAAATAATATTGACTTTTCAATATTAGGTATGGGTGAAAACCTTTCCTCAAAGAAAAAAATAATTTTAGACAGGAAAGACACTCAAGACAGAACCGATTTAAATTCTCCCCAAAAAATATTAAACTTCCTTGAGGAAGGCAATAAGCGCTATACAGATGGGGATTTAGTTTCCAGAAGGTATCAAAACAAAAAATTAAAAGATTTCATTAAGGTTGACCCCCTTGCGGTAATGGTCAACTGCATAGATATGCGTGAACCACTCAACATGCTAATGAACACGGGTATAGGAGATCTTATTCCTTTAAAGGTAGCAGGGAATTTATTGGATAGGCACTTGATAGAAAGTATAGAAATTTCATGTAGAAAACAGAAAGCCAGATTGATTTTAATAATGGGAAACACTTCCAATAAGTTAATTTTATCTTCATTGAAAAAAATCTTGGAAAATCCCGATTCCTGCAGCCCTTTATTGGTTCCTGCAATAAATGAAAAGTTTTTTAAACCTGAACAACTAACTAAAGCCAATTTGGAGGAATGGTCGGAAAGGTTGATGGCTTGGAATTTAGAGTTTTCTAAAAACTTAATTCTCAGCCAAAATCAATATTTGAACCATGAGATTTCACTAGGTAAAATTGGTTTATGCACCGCCATTTTTGACAGAAAATCTGGTAAAATAGAATTTTCTCCACTTCATATTTCCGAAAAGGTAACCAATAATAATCCTTAA
- a CDS encoding alpha/beta hydrolase family protein encodes MKITKLYYAISVILFSLFTLKLADGQTNPSGFIYGDLLPDAPELAERGMYNVGVKTLNFQNNNQPDVANFNKDEKPFYDRPLKVEVWYPAEIDSPTVTIYDDFIGLANDEKRPLSPFSFKGRATRDAPPKNDEGAFPLVIVSHGYVGSRYLMTYLTENLASKGYIVAAIHHTESTFEDPGKFSSTLYHRPIDDLFVLNEMEKLGKKGADGILAGIVDVENTALVGYSMGGYGALNAAGAGFSSGFGSFFKQMTGGSDLIMERSLSHPSYATSVDPRIKAVVAFAPWGMARGVWDSEGLANLRTPLFFVAGDQDDISGYEDGIKVIFEGALNANRYLLTYINARHNVAPNPPPAESFQKGKHLDEYLRYAESSWDQRRINNINQHFVTAFLGIHLKGKDYTSFLDLPEDSLEETWKGFKPRTSIGLELKHLEP; translated from the coding sequence ATGAAAATTACAAAGCTATACTACGCTATATCTGTCATTCTTTTCAGTCTATTTACTTTAAAACTTGCAGATGGTCAAACCAATCCTTCCGGTTTTATCTATGGAGACTTGTTGCCTGATGCTCCGGAATTGGCAGAGCGGGGGATGTATAATGTTGGTGTAAAGACTTTAAACTTTCAGAATAATAATCAGCCGGATGTTGCGAATTTTAATAAAGACGAAAAACCCTTTTATGACAGGCCTTTAAAAGTCGAAGTTTGGTATCCGGCAGAAATAGATAGCCCTACTGTAACTATTTATGATGATTTTATTGGACTCGCAAACGATGAAAAACGCCCGCTTTCTCCGTTCTCCTTCAAAGGAAGAGCGACACGAGATGCACCTCCCAAGAATGATGAAGGGGCGTTTCCATTGGTAATTGTTTCCCATGGTTATGTTGGTTCCAGGTATTTGATGACCTATCTTACTGAAAATCTTGCCTCTAAAGGATATATTGTAGCAGCCATTCACCACACCGAGTCAACCTTTGAGGACCCGGGGAAATTTTCTAGTACACTTTATCATCGACCAATTGATGATTTATTTGTCTTAAATGAAATGGAGAAACTGGGAAAGAAAGGGGCCGATGGTATTTTAGCAGGGATAGTCGATGTAGAGAATACAGCCTTAGTGGGTTATTCTATGGGGGGCTATGGTGCGTTAAATGCAGCAGGTGCGGGCTTTTCATCAGGTTTTGGAAGTTTTTTTAAGCAAATGACAGGAGGTAGTGACCTAATAATGGAGCGTAGTCTTTCTCATCCATCTTATGCAACATCTGTTGATCCAAGAATTAAGGCTGTGGTGGCTTTTGCACCATGGGGAATGGCAAGAGGAGTTTGGGATAGTGAAGGTTTGGCAAACCTTAGAACCCCTTTGTTTTTTGTAGCCGGGGATCAGGATGATATTTCAGGTTATGAGGATGGAATCAAGGTTATTTTTGAAGGAGCTCTCAATGCGAACAGGTACTTGCTGACCTACATTAATGCCAGGCACAATGTGGCACCTAATCCACCGCCTGCGGAATCTTTTCAAAAAGGGAAGCATCTGGATGAATATTTGCGTTATGCAGAGTCTTCTTGGGACCAAAGAAGAATAAACAATATCAACCAACATTTTGTAACAGCATTCTTGGGTATTCATTTAAAAGGTAAAGATTATACATCTTTTCTTGACTTACCTGAAGATTCGTTGGAAGAAACTTGGAAAGGTTTTAAACCTAGAACCTCTATTGGTTTAGAATTGAAGCATTTAGAGCCTTAG
- a CDS encoding DUF4943 family protein, which translates to MKNLRCCIFVFCFLVFTACNINEEDPFQNVNVEEYIALLINGEYTAMNLPEFTESDIPKLLVYRNRTEKITNFPRNWISSYVNEECSLGMYVLWTIESIRAVAIESEYLIGRFPSQNPIVRERDGDFNLVPEEDAHPKVAQAYFEWWQDNQDRSFEAFKAKDPLLDSGLSWH; encoded by the coding sequence TTGAAAAATCTAAGGTGTTGTATTTTCGTATTCTGTTTTCTAGTCTTTACGGCCTGTAATATTAATGAAGAAGATCCTTTTCAAAACGTTAATGTTGAGGAATATATAGCGTTACTGATCAATGGTGAGTATACTGCTATGAATTTGCCGGAATTTACCGAATCAGATATCCCTAAACTACTGGTTTATAGAAACCGTACCGAGAAAATCACTAATTTCCCTAGAAATTGGATTTCTTCGTACGTTAATGAGGAATGTTCTTTGGGAATGTATGTGTTATGGACCATAGAATCGATTCGAGCGGTAGCTATAGAAAGCGAATATTTAATAGGAAGGTTTCCTTCTCAAAACCCGATTGTGAGGGAAAGGGACGGCGATTTCAATCTTGTGCCGGAAGAGGATGCGCATCCCAAAGTTGCCCAAGCCTATTTTGAATGGTGGCAGGATAATCAAGACCGAAGTTTTGAAGCATTCAAAGCAAAAGACCCATTGCTTGATTCAGGTTTGAGTTGGCATTAA
- a CDS encoding chloride channel protein, with the protein MNRKVKILYINFLQFKKNFIQYPYRKFNFIELFLIWVSEKLTRSQFLVLSGILVGLSAGSAGVILKVFVHYIQSSISTDVPFEERLLIYGIFPLIGITLTAFIVKYFFNGDEEKEISFILKDISKKQSKVKITKMYSQILQSGITVGFGGSVGLETPIAVTGSAIGSNYAQRYRLGFKERTLLLAAGAAAGISAAFNAPIAGIMFAFEIILTGLVFTDFIPLVIASICGSLLSTIILNEDILFNFQARETFNHFNVIYFLGLGVLTGFYSRYFLVVGQYVHRFFERFKKKMLLKALLGGLMLSILCVLFPPLFGEGYINIRTIYQGNVKLLIEDSLFSYFGNSEVIIIVFLSLTILLKAFATSITLYSGGNGGNFAPSLMAGGLLGFVFGFSLELMGFTEVPTTNLMLVGMAGVMSGAMYAPLTAIFLIAESSSGYDLFIPLMIVSVISYLINRSFSPINPSFKELAERGDIFTTRQDQNILSHISLKDCINPSSVQICTTDSMEEVLHKFRNSDQNSMAVVDVNNQFWGLLNREQLRPFLLNKESAEGTSVSQLAIAPPFIISPNDSVMEVTKMFDEADVWQLPLLNEERNFMGFISRSKILTNYRALLRDYSE; encoded by the coding sequence ATGAACAGGAAAGTAAAAATTCTTTATATCAACTTTTTACAATTCAAAAAGAATTTTATTCAATATCCTTACCGGAAATTTAATTTTATTGAGCTTTTTTTAATTTGGGTAAGTGAGAAATTGACACGTTCTCAGTTTCTTGTCTTATCGGGTATTTTGGTGGGGTTGAGTGCGGGTTCTGCCGGGGTAATTTTAAAGGTATTTGTTCATTATATCCAATCGTCCATTAGTACTGATGTCCCATTTGAGGAAAGGTTACTGATTTATGGAATTTTCCCTTTGATAGGGATTACTTTGACGGCATTTATAGTCAAATACTTTTTTAATGGAGATGAGGAAAAGGAGATATCTTTTATACTAAAAGACATTTCAAAAAAGCAGAGTAAGGTTAAAATTACCAAAATGTATTCCCAAATCCTCCAAAGTGGAATTACAGTTGGTTTTGGAGGTTCTGTAGGACTGGAGACTCCAATTGCGGTTACAGGTTCTGCCATTGGCTCCAATTATGCCCAAAGGTACCGTTTGGGTTTTAAAGAACGTACTTTACTGTTGGCTGCAGGAGCAGCAGCCGGAATTTCAGCAGCATTTAATGCGCCGATTGCCGGTATCATGTTTGCTTTTGAGATAATTCTTACTGGATTAGTATTTACGGATTTTATTCCACTGGTTATTGCCTCTATTTGCGGAAGCCTTCTATCCACAATTATTCTGAATGAAGACATACTTTTTAATTTTCAAGCCAGAGAAACCTTCAACCATTTTAATGTGATTTATTTCTTGGGTTTAGGGGTGCTTACTGGATTTTATTCCAGGTATTTTCTAGTGGTTGGGCAGTATGTTCATAGGTTTTTTGAGCGGTTTAAGAAGAAAATGCTTCTCAAAGCTTTACTAGGAGGTTTAATGCTATCAATCCTTTGTGTTTTGTTTCCCCCACTCTTTGGGGAGGGGTATATCAATATAAGAACCATTTATCAGGGGAATGTGAAGTTACTTATTGAGGACAGCCTCTTTAGTTACTTCGGCAATTCAGAAGTGATTATTATTGTGTTCTTATCACTTACAATTTTGCTCAAGGCTTTCGCTACCAGTATCACCTTGTATTCCGGAGGTAATGGAGGCAATTTTGCCCCCTCTCTTATGGCAGGGGGGCTTCTTGGCTTTGTGTTTGGTTTTTCTTTAGAGCTAATGGGATTCACTGAGGTACCTACTACCAATCTGATGTTGGTAGGAATGGCAGGGGTGATGTCAGGCGCCATGTATGCTCCTTTGACAGCCATCTTCCTAATTGCAGAGTCTAGTAGTGGGTACGATTTATTTATTCCTTTGATGATAGTTTCTGTTATTTCTTACCTTATCAACAGATCTTTCTCACCAATTAATCCATCTTTTAAAGAGTTGGCCGAAAGAGGCGACATCTTTACTACCAGACAGGATCAAAATATTCTTTCTCATATTTCTCTCAAAGACTGTATCAACCCTTCCTCAGTGCAAATTTGCACTACGGATAGCATGGAAGAGGTATTGCATAAATTCAGAAATAGTGATCAAAACAGTATGGCTGTTGTAGACGTCAACAACCAGTTTTGGGGTTTGTTAAATAGGGAGCAACTGCGTCCATTTCTATTGAATAAAGAATCTGCCGAAGGAACAAGTGTAAGTCAATTGGCCATAGCCCCACCCTTTATTATTTCTCCCAATGATTCTGTTATGGAGGTGACGAAAATGTTTGATGAAGCGGATGTGTGGCAACTTCCCTTGCTTAATGAAGAAAGAAATTTTATGGGTTTTATTAGCCGTTCAAAAATATTAACCAACTACCGTGCATTGTTAAGGGATTATTCAGAATAG
- a CDS encoding peroxiredoxin, whose product MALRLGDVAPDFTADSSVGEINFHEYLGDSWGILFSHPADYTPVCTTELGAASKLKEEFDKRNVKMLALSVDGADSHRSWIEDINETQNTTVNFPIIADEDKKVSELYDMIHPNSNESFTVRSVFIIGNDKKIKLIITYPASTGRNFVELLRVIDSLQLTANYSVATPADWKRGEDVVVAPAIKTEDIPSKFPKGFKEIKPYLRTTPQPDL is encoded by the coding sequence ATGGCACTTAGATTAGGAGATGTTGCTCCAGACTTTACCGCTGATTCTTCCGTAGGAGAAATTAATTTCCACGAATACCTTGGGGACAGTTGGGGAATTTTATTTTCACACCCTGCAGATTATACGCCTGTATGTACCACTGAGTTGGGCGCAGCTTCTAAATTAAAGGAGGAATTTGATAAAAGAAATGTGAAGATGCTTGCCCTTAGTGTAGATGGTGCGGACAGCCACAGGTCTTGGATCGAAGATATTAATGAAACACAAAATACCACTGTAAACTTTCCAATAATTGCTGATGAGGATAAAAAAGTGTCTGAATTATATGACATGATTCATCCTAATTCAAACGAAAGCTTTACCGTTCGTTCTGTTTTTATCATCGGTAATGATAAAAAAATTAAACTAATTATTACTTATCCGGCCAGTACAGGAAGAAATTTTGTCGAATTGTTAAGGGTAATTGATTCTTTACAATTGACTGCAAATTATTCTGTAGCCACACCTGCGGACTGGAAAAGAGGTGAAGACGTGGTTGTAGCTCCTGCGATTAAAACAGAAGACATTCCTTCTAAATTCCCTAAAGGATTTAAAGAAATTAAACCTTACTTAAGAACTACACCGCAACCGGACTTGTAA
- a CDS encoding 3-oxoacyl-ACP synthase III family protein produces the protein MDKKIISSIIVGSGKYLPTKVIPNDYFLTKEFYDASGKRLVKPNADIVATLQKITEIRERRYLEDNLMTSDMAHLAAKDALSSTGIDGETLDYIIVAHNFGDLLKDNIRTDTCPTLAARVKHKLGIKNPYTVAYDLPFGCPGWVQGMIQANYYLQSGDAKRVMVIGAENLSRISDPHDIDSMIFSDGAGAVILEAKETESKKGIIAHLTRSDTLNHAHLLNMDASYNPNYPDNTRFLKMNGRKLYEYAIKTVPVTLKECLDRAGKSVEDIQHVLIHQANAKMDHNILERLFLLYDKHEIPENLMPMSIQEFGNNSVATVPILYDLIAKGAKEGHRFISGDHSIFASVGAGMNINAFVYIHP, from the coding sequence ATGGACAAGAAAATAATAAGTAGCATAATTGTTGGATCAGGGAAGTATTTACCAACCAAGGTTATTCCCAATGACTATTTTTTAACAAAAGAGTTTTACGATGCGAGTGGCAAAAGATTGGTGAAACCCAATGCTGATATTGTTGCCACGTTGCAAAAAATCACTGAAATAAGAGAGAGGAGGTACCTTGAAGACAATTTAATGACTTCAGATATGGCTCATTTGGCAGCTAAAGACGCCCTTTCCTCTACTGGTATTGATGGAGAAACGTTGGATTATATTATCGTAGCCCATAATTTTGGTGACCTACTAAAAGATAATATTCGGACCGATACCTGTCCTACTTTGGCCGCAAGGGTAAAACACAAATTGGGTATAAAAAATCCGTACACCGTTGCCTATGATTTACCATTTGGATGTCCGGGATGGGTGCAGGGAATGATTCAAGCCAATTATTACCTTCAGTCGGGTGATGCAAAAAGAGTGATGGTGATAGGTGCAGAAAACTTGTCAAGAATTTCTGATCCGCATGATATTGATAGCATGATCTTTTCTGATGGAGCCGGAGCTGTTATTTTGGAAGCCAAAGAAACGGAGTCTAAAAAAGGGATTATCGCACATCTCACCAGATCAGACACGTTGAATCACGCCCACTTGCTTAATATGGATGCTTCTTACAATCCAAATTATCCGGACAATACACGATTTTTAAAAATGAATGGGAGGAAGCTTTATGAATATGCCATTAAAACAGTGCCTGTTACCCTAAAGGAATGCTTGGATCGTGCAGGTAAAAGTGTCGAAGATATTCAGCATGTATTGATACATCAGGCCAATGCGAAAATGGACCATAATATTTTAGAGCGGCTTTTTTTATTGTATGACAAGCATGAAATACCTGAAAACCTCATGCCTATGAGTATTCAGGAGTTCGGTAATAATTCAGTTGCTACAGTTCCAATTTTATATGATTTAATCGCAAAAGGAGCGAAGGAAGGCCATCGTTTTATATCCGGAGATCATTCAATTTTTGCCTCGGTTGGGGCTGGAATGAATATTAATGCCTTTGTATACATTCACCCTTAA
- a CDS encoding amidohydrolase family protein, which yields MINKIDAHQHFWQYSKQRYAWIDDKMLQLKRDFLPDDIFPIIQRNSVEGTVAVQAVQDEKENFFLLELAEKHPFILAVIGWIDLKSPDLETTLESYKNYKKLKGFRHVLQDEADPNFILNQAFQNGLKSIFKAGFTYDLLVYPHQLDGAIQTVSNFEEGRFVLDHIAKPPIKAGLIKDWEVNIKALAERPNVYCKLSGMITEAAWEDWDEKEFYPYLDVIMKAFGEDRVMFGSDWPVCKLAGSYEQVIDLVEGYFKGCSPEALEKVWRANAIKFYQL from the coding sequence ATGATAAATAAAATTGATGCACACCAGCATTTTTGGCAGTATAGTAAGCAAAGATATGCTTGGATTGATGATAAGATGCTTCAATTGAAGCGTGATTTTCTCCCTGATGATATATTTCCCATCATCCAAAGAAATAGCGTAGAAGGTACGGTGGCCGTTCAGGCCGTTCAGGATGAAAAAGAAAATTTTTTCCTTTTGGAACTTGCAGAAAAACACCCTTTTATCTTGGCTGTGATAGGTTGGATAGATTTGAAATCACCAGACTTGGAAACTACACTTGAAAGCTATAAAAACTATAAAAAGTTAAAAGGATTTAGGCACGTACTTCAGGATGAAGCTGACCCTAACTTTATTTTAAATCAAGCTTTTCAAAATGGCTTAAAATCAATTTTTAAGGCAGGGTTTACTTATGACCTATTAGTATATCCCCATCAATTAGATGGAGCCATTCAAACGGTTTCTAATTTTGAGGAGGGGAGGTTTGTATTGGATCATATTGCCAAGCCCCCTATCAAAGCAGGCCTAATCAAAGATTGGGAGGTTAATATCAAAGCATTGGCAGAGAGGCCTAATGTTTATTGTAAGTTGTCCGGTATGATTACAGAAGCAGCTTGGGAAGATTGGGATGAAAAAGAGTTTTATCCTTATTTGGATGTTATAATGAAAGCATTTGGAGAAGACCGGGTCATGTTTGGGTCAGATTGGCCTGTCTGTAAATTGGCAGGGAGCTATGAACAGGTTATTGATTTGGTCGAAGGCTATTTTAAAGGCTGCTCACCAGAGGCATTGGAGAAAGTTTGGCGAGCCAATGCCATAAAATTCTATCAACTTTAA
- a CDS encoding L-rhamnose mutarotase, which produces MQRYCLALDLKDDPEIIEKYVEHHKKVSDEIISSIKDADIQVMDIYLTGNRLFMIMEVGDSFSFEEKAKMDASNEKVQEWETLMGTLQKSLPWAKPGEKWVLMEKIFSL; this is translated from the coding sequence ATGCAAAGGTATTGTCTTGCCCTGGATTTAAAGGATGATCCGGAAATTATTGAAAAGTATGTAGAGCATCACAAAAAGGTCTCTGATGAGATTATCTCTAGTATTAAGGATGCGGATATCCAGGTGATGGATATCTACCTGACAGGTAATCGGCTATTTATGATTATGGAGGTAGGGGACTCCTTTTCTTTTGAAGAGAAAGCCAAAATGGACGCTAGCAATGAAAAAGTGCAGGAGTGGGAAACGTTAATGGGAACCCTTCAGAAAAGTTTACCTTGGGCAAAACCCGGGGAGAAATGGGTGCTAATGGAAAAGATTTTTTCTTTGTAA
- a CDS encoding receptor L domain-containing protein, protein MREIILKFRLVLFILFISLGAGLVSCEEAEKPTVIPDPITNPGEEEENPENQEKLPTVVIKIAKTSNTSSRQLRVTAYSKAIITIQTANGDSTSYTNKNIQVQDMGDHYLTEKIILPEGSYQVVAFYVLDDNNNIVEATPKKNSSLSEDQNLSLPLTFELETIETEEEAEIQISMQVVTAEGHSPSDFGFQSFGLDIVTATSNKIYMAMVTDQRLMDFLPGSIEITADGEVITQELIAGINESVTLPIADSYAILFKSFNFDDFIDTLSFDQLKSYVEQPLVVEMIEAEIKCVGGEFIEDLVLTTQTELNDWALRCHTGIQGDLIIQGGDDQDPIVDLSPLELVTHVYGSLKIENTSNLKNLHGLQNLNLVEGWVTIDGNSSLETLEGLSLSENQQVHLTISSNPNLLNFNGLERINKLGYVIIRSNPKLVNFKGMDQVQEISGLEVSFNETQTSFEGLENVRLIGTLEIIGLNITNFNGFQGVESISSLTLYNLYDLEDFTGFTGTVTFSIDLMSNGIRKLEGLTVSEELSRVNIKDTSLGNLRELSNLKKITRSLTIQDNINFNSLEGLDNLVSVAGSMIIQSNNYLTNYCAISKLVNEGTHPKITIDNNGYNPTLEQIQGEECKGEMEW, encoded by the coding sequence ATGAGAGAAATTATATTAAAATTCCGGTTAGTCTTATTTATTCTTTTTATTTCTCTTGGTGCAGGATTGGTCTCTTGTGAAGAGGCTGAAAAACCAACTGTAATCCCAGATCCGATTACAAACCCTGGAGAAGAAGAGGAAAACCCTGAAAATCAGGAGAAATTACCCACAGTTGTAATTAAAATTGCTAAAACTTCAAACACATCTTCAAGGCAACTTAGGGTGACCGCTTATAGTAAAGCAATTATTACAATCCAAACGGCAAACGGAGATTCAACCTCCTACACTAATAAGAATATTCAGGTTCAGGACATGGGAGACCATTACCTGACTGAGAAGATCATTCTTCCGGAAGGATCTTATCAGGTAGTTGCATTTTATGTGCTGGATGATAACAATAACATTGTAGAGGCCACTCCTAAGAAAAACTCATCACTGAGTGAGGACCAAAATTTGTCATTGCCTTTGACTTTTGAATTAGAAACCATAGAAACAGAAGAGGAAGCAGAGATACAAATATCCATGCAAGTGGTAACTGCAGAAGGACATAGCCCCTCGGACTTTGGTTTTCAGTCCTTTGGTTTGGATATTGTAACTGCTACTTCTAATAAAATCTACATGGCAATGGTTACTGACCAGCGATTAATGGACTTTCTGCCTGGATCAATAGAAATAACTGCAGACGGAGAAGTCATTACCCAAGAACTAATTGCCGGAATTAATGAATCTGTAACACTTCCCATAGCTGATAGTTATGCTATACTTTTTAAAAGCTTCAACTTTGATGATTTCATTGATACCCTAAGTTTTGATCAATTAAAGTCCTATGTTGAGCAGCCGTTGGTAGTTGAAATGATAGAAGCAGAAATTAAATGTGTGGGTGGTGAATTCATCGAAGATTTGGTATTGACTACCCAAACTGAATTAAACGATTGGGCATTACGCTGTCATACCGGTATTCAAGGAGACCTTATCATTCAGGGTGGCGATGACCAAGACCCTATCGTAGACCTGAGCCCTTTGGAATTGGTTACTCATGTCTATGGGAGTTTAAAAATTGAAAACACTTCAAACCTAAAAAACCTTCATGGTTTGCAAAACCTAAATCTTGTAGAAGGATGGGTAACGATTGATGGAAACAGTAGTTTGGAAACACTTGAGGGTTTGTCTTTATCTGAAAACCAGCAAGTACATTTAACTATTTCGAGCAACCCCAACTTACTAAATTTTAATGGATTGGAAAGAATAAATAAATTAGGCTATGTAATCATAAGATCTAATCCTAAATTGGTCAATTTTAAAGGGATGGATCAAGTACAAGAGATTTCTGGCTTGGAAGTTTCTTTCAATGAAACACAAACTTCATTCGAAGGGCTCGAGAATGTTCGTCTAATAGGTACTCTTGAAATTATAGGTCTAAACATTACCAATTTTAATGGATTCCAAGGAGTAGAGTCCATCAGTTCCCTAACGCTGTACAACCTGTATGATTTAGAAGATTTTACAGGATTTACGGGCACCGTGACATTTTCCATAGATTTAATGAGTAATGGTATCAGGAAATTGGAAGGACTTACGGTTTCAGAGGAGCTAAGTAGGGTTAATATCAAAGATACCTCTCTTGGTAATCTTCGTGAATTGAGCAATCTTAAAAAAATAACTAGAAGCCTAACAATTCAAGATAATATTAATTTTAACTCCTTGGAAGGACTCGATAACCTGGTCTCTGTTGCCGGTAGCATGATTATTCAATCAAATAATTATCTCACAAATTACTGTGCTATATCGAAATTGGTAAATGAGGGTACCCATCCGAAAATAACGATTGATAACAATGGTTATAATCCCACTTTGGAGCAAATTCAAGGAGAGGAATGTAAAGGGGAAATGGAATGGTAA